A DNA window from Pseudomonas tohonis contains the following coding sequences:
- a CDS encoding OprD family porin: MTAIHFRLPLALSLALALGLAEAGGFLDDSHATLSLRNFYFNQDNRDGHAGQTEEWGQGLRLDYQSGYTEGTVGVGLDAIGLLGLRLDGGGRAGKADQARTPSALLPLEHDGRARDEFSSLGLTAKLRVGASEARVGTLIPRLPVIKANDGRLLPQTFEGAQLTVREFDDLTLLAGRLRQAKGRAQSHRDDLSINGANSPRKPGNAVSAAPARHSDAFDFLGLDYQVNEQLQVQYYLGQLEDFYRQHFVGLNHEQALPLGTLKTDLRHFDTRATGRNASRSGRAEGYTAAGYYGPGNGESGAHRGKVDNRAWSALFSWSLGAHTLGAGYQRLSGDSHFIQPNQGNGSDVYLITDRQLNSFARAGERTWLAQYGLDFGAWGLPGLSSNVAYLKGSGIRSERGHLQEWERDFTLAYVVQAGPAKGLGITWRNASLRSQASSDVDQNRVFLTYSLALF; the protein is encoded by the coding sequence ATGACCGCCATTCATTTCCGCCTTCCCCTCGCCCTGTCGCTGGCCCTCGCCCTGGGCCTGGCCGAGGCGGGTGGTTTCCTCGACGACAGCCACGCCACCCTGTCGCTGCGCAACTTCTACTTCAACCAGGACAACCGCGACGGCCACGCCGGCCAGACCGAGGAATGGGGCCAGGGCCTGCGTCTGGACTACCAGTCCGGCTACACCGAGGGCACGGTGGGCGTCGGCCTCGACGCCATCGGCCTGCTCGGCCTCCGCCTGGACGGCGGTGGCCGCGCCGGCAAGGCCGACCAGGCCCGCACCCCCAGCGCCCTGCTCCCCCTGGAGCACGACGGCCGCGCCCGCGACGAATTCAGCAGCCTCGGGCTCACCGCCAAGCTGCGAGTCGGCGCCAGCGAGGCGCGGGTCGGCACCCTGATCCCGCGCCTGCCGGTGATCAAGGCCAACGACGGGCGCCTGCTGCCGCAGACCTTCGAAGGCGCCCAGCTGACGGTGCGCGAGTTCGACGACCTCACCCTGCTGGCCGGCCGCCTGCGCCAGGCCAAGGGGCGCGCCCAGAGCCACCGCGACGACCTCTCCATCAACGGCGCCAACAGCCCGCGCAAGCCCGGCAACGCCGTCAGCGCGGCGCCGGCCCGCCACAGCGACGCCTTCGACTTCCTCGGCCTGGACTACCAGGTCAACGAGCAACTGCAGGTGCAGTACTACCTGGGCCAGCTGGAGGACTTCTATCGCCAGCACTTCGTCGGCCTCAACCACGAACAGGCGCTGCCCCTGGGCACGCTGAAGACCGACCTGCGCCACTTCGATACCCGCGCCACCGGCCGCAACGCCAGCCGCAGCGGCCGCGCCGAGGGCTACACCGCCGCCGGCTACTACGGCCCCGGCAACGGCGAGAGCGGCGCCCATCGCGGCAAGGTGGACAACCGCGCCTGGAGCGCCCTGTTCAGCTGGAGCCTCGGCGCCCACACCCTCGGCGCCGGCTATCAGCGCCTGAGCGGCGACAGCCACTTCATCCAGCCCAACCAGGGCAACGGCAGCGACGTCTACCTGATCACCGACCGCCAGTTGAACAGCTTCGCCCGCGCCGGCGAACGCACCTGGCTGGCCCAGTACGGGCTGGATTTCGGCGCCTGGGGGCTGCCGGGGCTGAGCAGCAACGTCGCCTACCTCAAGGGCAGCGGCATCCGCTCCGAACGCGGGCACCTGCAGGAGTGGGAACGGGACTTCACCCTGGCCTACGTGGTGCAGGCCGGCCCGGCCAAGGGCCTGGGCATCACCTGGCGCAACGCCAGCCTGCGCAGCCAGGCGAGCAGCGACGTCGACCAGAACCGGGTCTTCCTCACCTACAGCCTGGCGTTGTTCTAG
- the ppa gene encoding inorganic diphosphatase, with amino-acid sequence MSYSKIPAGKDLPNDIYVAIEIPANHAPIKYEIDKDSDCLFVDRFMATPMFYPANYGYIPNTLADDGDPLDVLVVTPYPVAPGAVIRARPVGVLHMTDEAGGDAKLIAVPHDKLSQLYVDIKEYTDLPALLLEQIKHFFENYKDLEKGKWVKVEGWGNAEAARAEITKAVAAYQK; translated from the coding sequence ATGAGCTACAGCAAGATCCCGGCTGGCAAAGACCTGCCGAACGACATCTACGTCGCGATCGAAATCCCGGCCAACCATGCGCCGATCAAATACGAAATCGACAAGGACAGCGACTGCCTGTTCGTCGACCGCTTCATGGCCACCCCCATGTTCTACCCGGCCAACTACGGCTACATCCCCAACACCCTGGCTGACGACGGCGACCCGCTGGACGTGCTGGTCGTGACCCCGTATCCCGTCGCCCCCGGCGCCGTGATCCGCGCCCGTCCGGTCGGCGTCCTGCACATGACCGACGAAGCCGGCGGCGACGCCAAGCTGATCGCCGTCCCCCACGACAAGCTGTCCCAGCTGTACGTGGACATCAAGGAATACACCGACCTGCCGGCCCTGCTGCTGGAACAGATCAAGCACTTCTTCGAGAACTACAAGGATCTCGAGAAGGGCAAGTGGGTCAAGGTCGAAGGCTGGGGCAACGCCGAAGCTGCCCGCGCCGAGATCACTAAAGCGGTTGCGGCTTACCAAAAGTAA
- a CDS encoding AraC family transcriptional regulator translates to MQLDHLPVAPDLPALLRCLEQVAPLLDAMPDVVFFVKDLDARYVLVNQTLAQRCGFRDKAPLLGRTAEDVFPRRFGHLYTEQDRQVLEAGDQLSDQLELHLYPGRKPGWCLTHKLPLRDPAQRVIGMAGISYDLQAPQSSHPAFQRLAAVDAHIREHFAEPISLDELTAIAGLSASQLGRLCKRIFQLSPRQMIHKARLGAATQLLAGDLPITEIAYRCGYADHSAFSRQFKALTGLSPSQYRERCRA, encoded by the coding sequence ATGCAGCTCGATCACCTCCCCGTCGCCCCGGACCTGCCCGCCCTGCTGCGCTGCCTGGAGCAGGTCGCGCCGCTGCTGGACGCGATGCCGGACGTGGTGTTCTTCGTCAAGGACCTGGACGCCCGCTACGTGCTGGTCAACCAGACCCTCGCCCAGCGCTGCGGCTTCAGGGACAAGGCGCCGCTGCTGGGGCGCACTGCCGAGGACGTGTTCCCGCGCCGCTTCGGCCACCTCTACACCGAGCAGGACCGCCAGGTGCTGGAGGCCGGCGACCAGCTCAGCGACCAGCTGGAACTCCACCTCTACCCCGGCCGCAAGCCTGGCTGGTGCCTGACCCACAAGCTGCCCCTGCGCGACCCGGCGCAGCGGGTCATCGGCATGGCCGGCATCTCCTACGACCTGCAGGCGCCGCAGTCCAGCCACCCGGCCTTCCAGCGCCTGGCGGCGGTGGACGCCCACATCCGCGAGCACTTCGCCGAGCCCATCAGCCTCGATGAACTCACCGCCATCGCCGGGCTCTCCGCCTCCCAGCTCGGCCGGCTGTGCAAGCGCATCTTCCAGCTCAGCCCCCGGCAGATGATCCACAAGGCGCGCCTGGGCGCTGCCACCCAACTGCTGGCCGGCGATCTGCCCATCACCGAGATCGCCTACCGCTGCGGCTATGCCGACCACAGCGCCTTCAGCCGCCAGTTCAAGGCCCTCACCGGGCTCTCCCCGAGCCAGTACCGCGAGCGCTGCCGCGCCTGA
- a CDS encoding DUF2790 domain-containing protein → MKALACGATALLFVTLASAAHAEGAARAEPFVYGMHLDVAQVVSIDEPHPLTCELVEAKMTYVDSQGQTRAVSYIKQSDACSNS, encoded by the coding sequence ATGAAAGCCCTTGCCTGCGGCGCCACGGCGCTGCTGTTCGTGACCCTCGCCAGCGCCGCGCATGCCGAGGGGGCGGCCCGGGCCGAGCCCTTCGTCTATGGCATGCACCTGGACGTGGCCCAGGTCGTGTCCATCGACGAGCCCCACCCGCTGACCTGCGAGTTGGTGGAAGCGAAGATGACCTACGTCGACTCCCAGGGTCAGACGCGCGCCGTGAGCTACATCAAGCAATCCGACGCCTGCTCCAACAGCTGA
- a CDS encoding ABC transporter permease translates to MNRRLPSPWLLLALFALGLLLVFLLWPLANLLHGSLAGAGGSGWAQLLDEPRYLRALGNTLLLGALVTGCASVLGVSLAYVTARFDFPGKALVAVLPVCTLVVPEVIVSQTWLMILGNNGLLTRALEEHLGLALPSFYGWPGLVLVMSLVYYTYIYLGTLAAIRGFDAQLEEAAQSLGVPPAKARLQVMLPVVLPAVLASGLLVYTLVVGNFAIATLLGGKVQLLSVLTYLSFVSEMGTNAGLQSALATLSIAIVAGVLFLQRWLVGRKRYEIVQGRSAPAQRLRGVRGALLGAATALFILLSSLPLLTVLASAFTRSRGPVMHWGQFSLENLERVLLRSPEPILNTLAYGALATLVGILLSVVISYLVIKKKNLLTPAIDYLAMLPLAMSGTVLGIGLVMTFNSGPLALSGTAAIIVVAFVIRRFPFGVRSASATLYNIPDSIEEASISLGVPPLRSFFKVVLPLMAPAVAAAAVLTWTTIVAELSASLVVYSAGRETITIQVFRLVETGLQGQAAAYGLVLVLLTLVPVVIATRVFRIKVF, encoded by the coding sequence ATGAACCGGCGCCTGCCCTCCCCCTGGCTGCTCCTCGCCCTGTTCGCCCTGGGGCTGCTGCTGGTGTTCCTGCTCTGGCCCCTGGCCAACCTGCTGCACGGCAGCTTGGCCGGTGCCGGCGGCAGTGGCTGGGCCCAGTTGCTGGACGAGCCGCGCTACCTGCGCGCCCTCGGCAACACCCTGCTGCTGGGCGCCCTGGTGACCGGCTGCGCCAGTGTGCTCGGGGTCTCCCTGGCCTACGTCACCGCGCGCTTCGACTTCCCCGGCAAGGCGCTGGTGGCGGTGCTGCCGGTGTGCACCCTGGTGGTCCCGGAGGTGATCGTCAGCCAGACCTGGCTGATGATCCTCGGCAACAACGGCCTGCTCACCCGCGCCCTGGAGGAGCACCTCGGCCTCGCCCTGCCCAGCTTCTACGGCTGGCCCGGCCTGGTGCTGGTGATGAGCCTGGTCTACTACACCTACATCTACCTCGGCACCCTGGCCGCCATCCGCGGCTTCGACGCCCAGCTGGAAGAAGCCGCCCAGAGCCTCGGCGTGCCGCCGGCCAAGGCGCGGCTGCAAGTGATGCTGCCGGTGGTGCTGCCCGCCGTGCTGGCCTCCGGGCTGCTGGTGTACACCCTGGTGGTGGGCAACTTCGCCATCGCCACCCTGCTGGGCGGCAAGGTGCAGCTGCTCTCGGTGCTCACCTACCTGAGCTTCGTCTCCGAGATGGGCACCAACGCCGGCCTGCAGAGCGCCCTGGCCACCCTGTCCATCGCCATCGTCGCCGGGGTGCTGTTCCTCCAGCGCTGGCTGGTGGGGCGCAAGCGCTACGAGATCGTCCAGGGCCGCAGCGCCCCGGCCCAGCGCCTGCGTGGGGTACGCGGCGCGCTGCTGGGCGCGGCCACGGCGCTGTTCATCCTGCTCTCCTCGCTGCCGCTGCTGACGGTGCTGGCCAGCGCCTTCACCCGCTCGCGGGGGCCGGTGATGCACTGGGGCCAGTTCTCCCTGGAGAACCTGGAGCGGGTCCTGCTGCGCAGCCCGGAACCCATCCTCAACACCCTGGCCTACGGCGCCCTGGCGACCCTGGTGGGCATCCTGCTGAGCGTGGTCATCAGCTACCTGGTGATCAAGAAGAAGAACCTGCTCACCCCGGCCATCGACTACCTCGCCATGCTGCCCCTGGCCATGTCCGGCACGGTGCTCGGCATCGGCCTGGTGATGACCTTCAACAGCGGCCCGCTGGCCCTCAGCGGCACGGCGGCGATCATCGTGGTGGCCTTCGTCATCCGCCGCTTCCCCTTCGGGGTGCGCAGCGCCTCGGCCACCCTCTACAACATCCCCGATTCCATCGAGGAGGCCTCCATCAGCCTCGGCGTGCCGCCGCTGCGCTCCTTCTTCAAGGTGGTGCTGCCGCTGATGGCGCCCGCCGTCGCTGCTGCGGCGGTGCTCACCTGGACCACCATCGTCGCCGAGCTGAGCGCCTCGCTGGTGGTGTACTCGGCCGGCCGCGAGACCATCACCATCCAGGTCTTCCGCCTGGTGGAAACCGGCCTCCAGGGCCAGGCGGCGGCCTACGGGCTGGTGCTGGTCCTGCTCACCCTCGTCCCGGTGGTCATCGCCACCCGGGTGTTCCGCATCAAGGTCTTCTGA
- a CDS encoding exodeoxyribonuclease VII small subunit, with product MARKKATPDFEQSLADLQALVERLESGELSLEDSLSAFEQGIRLTRECQGALSQAEQKVQILLERDGELEEAPFEADEQA from the coding sequence ATGGCCCGCAAGAAAGCCACCCCTGATTTCGAACAGTCCCTCGCCGACCTGCAAGCGTTGGTCGAGCGCCTGGAAAGCGGCGAGCTGTCGCTGGAAGACTCGCTCAGCGCCTTCGAACAGGGCATCCGCCTGACCCGCGAATGCCAGGGTGCGCTGAGCCAGGCGGAGCAGAAGGTGCAGATCCTCCTGGAGCGCGATGGCGAGCTGGAAGAGGCCCCCTTCGAAGCGGACGAGCAGGCATGA
- a CDS encoding ABC transporter ATP-binding protein — MSSISISQLDVSYGSGIRVIDGLDLHIPDGSFFTLLGPSGCGKTTLLRVIAGFIRPSGGRLAFGDVDMTQVPAHRRGIGMVFQDYALFPDKTVFDNVAYGLRARRTDAATLRRKVGEYLERVGMSGFAERHPAALSGGQRQRVALARALAIEPEVLLMDEPLSNLDAQLRLQIRAAIADLQREIGITTVFVTHDQEEALALSDCIALMRKGRIEQLGSPQAIYQSPASTYAADFIGSANLLAARVLEQAGDDGIRVLVAGQPLQARAEAALPEPEVHLVARPESIRLRPAGQSLGNCLAGQVRRKQYLGNRTSYRIELADAQQLNVDRFGTDGDGFHEGQPVSLEFDPAQLRVVAQ, encoded by the coding sequence ATGTCATCCATCAGCATCAGCCAGCTGGACGTCAGCTACGGCAGCGGGATCAGGGTCATCGACGGCCTCGACCTGCACATCCCCGACGGCAGCTTCTTCACCCTGCTCGGCCCCAGCGGCTGCGGCAAGACCACCCTGCTGCGAGTGATCGCCGGCTTCATCCGCCCCAGCGGCGGGCGCCTGGCCTTCGGCGACGTCGACATGACCCAGGTCCCCGCCCACCGCCGGGGCATCGGCATGGTCTTCCAGGACTACGCCCTGTTCCCCGACAAGACCGTGTTCGACAACGTCGCCTACGGCCTGCGCGCCCGCCGGACCGACGCGGCGACCCTGCGCCGCAAGGTGGGCGAATACCTGGAGCGGGTCGGCATGAGCGGCTTCGCCGAGCGCCACCCCGCCGCCCTCTCCGGCGGCCAGCGGCAGCGGGTGGCCCTGGCCCGCGCCCTGGCCATCGAACCGGAGGTGCTGCTGATGGACGAGCCGCTGTCCAACCTCGACGCCCAGCTGCGCCTGCAGATCCGCGCCGCCATCGCCGACCTGCAGCGGGAGATCGGTATCACCACCGTCTTCGTCACCCACGACCAGGAAGAGGCCCTGGCCCTCTCCGACTGCATCGCCCTGATGCGCAAGGGCCGCATCGAGCAACTGGGCAGCCCCCAGGCCATCTACCAGTCCCCCGCCAGCACCTACGCCGCCGACTTCATCGGCTCGGCCAACCTGCTGGCCGCGCGGGTGCTGGAACAGGCCGGCGACGACGGCATCCGCGTGCTGGTGGCCGGCCAGCCCCTGCAGGCCCGCGCAGAGGCTGCGCTGCCCGAGCCCGAGGTGCACCTGGTGGCGCGGCCGGAAAGCATCCGCCTGCGCCCCGCCGGGCAGAGCCTCGGCAACTGCCTGGCCGGCCAGGTGCGGCGCAAGCAGTACCTGGGCAACCGCACCAGCTACCGCATCGAGCTGGCGGACGCCCAGCAGCTCAACGTCGACCGCTTCGGCACCGACGGCGACGGCTTCCACGAAGGCCAGCCGGTGAGCCTGGAGTTCGACCCCGCACAGCTCCGGGTGGTGGCCCAATGA
- a CDS encoding sulfite exporter TauE/SafE family protein, with amino-acid sequence MTLADILLLLLAGFAAGGMNALAGGGTFFSFPALLAAGLPPVTANATNAVALWPASLAASWAARDQLRPLGRWLLPLVAISLIGGLGGGLLLLAGGDEVFRRLIPWLLLAATLLFAASPWLSRRVNRQREAGALPRHGPAGGIAHALVAVYGGYFGAGMGILQLAAFSIEGHPLLRANALKNLLSSTIYSVAVVTFVAAGRVSWAELAVLLGAASCGGYAGGALARRLPSRWLRWLVIAVGAGMTAYYFVTA; translated from the coding sequence ATGACCCTCGCCGATATCCTCCTGCTGCTGCTCGCCGGCTTCGCTGCCGGCGGCATGAACGCCCTCGCCGGCGGCGGCACCTTCTTCTCCTTCCCCGCCCTGCTGGCCGCCGGCCTGCCTCCCGTGACCGCCAACGCGACCAACGCCGTGGCCCTGTGGCCGGCCAGCCTGGCGGCGAGCTGGGCGGCGCGGGACCAGTTGCGCCCCCTGGGACGCTGGCTGCTGCCGCTGGTGGCGATCTCGCTGATCGGCGGCCTGGGTGGCGGGCTGCTCCTGCTGGCCGGTGGCGACGAGGTGTTCCGCCGGCTGATCCCCTGGCTGCTGCTGGCCGCCACCCTGCTGTTCGCCGCCAGCCCCTGGCTGAGCCGGCGGGTCAACCGCCAACGCGAGGCCGGCGCCCTGCCGCGCCACGGCCCGGCCGGCGGCATCGCCCATGCGCTGGTGGCGGTCTATGGCGGCTACTTCGGTGCGGGCATGGGCATCCTGCAGCTGGCGGCGTTCTCCATCGAGGGACACCCGCTGCTGCGCGCCAATGCGCTGAAGAACCTGCTCTCCAGCACCATCTACAGCGTCGCGGTGGTCACCTTCGTCGCCGCGGGCCGGGTCAGCTGGGCCGAACTGGCAGTGCTGCTCGGCGCCGCCAGCTGCGGTGGCTACGCCGGCGGCGCGCTGGCCAGGCGCCTGCCGAGCCGCTGGTTGCGCTGGCTGGTGATCGCGGTGGGGGCGGGGATGACGGCTTACTACTTCGTCACCGCGTAG
- a CDS encoding inositol monophosphatase family protein — protein MTASHHRATAEHLADLARARLQAHWQTALEDGQPFEDKDDASPVTAIDRAIEHELREAIARHTPSFGVVGEEYPDHQRDAEYSWVLDPIDGTKAFIAGVPVYGTLIALCRDGRPVLGVIDLPIAGLRWVGVEGQPTRLNGEPVRTRPGTELARALLASSNPESLPDTHLAAFARLRDATRWRLYGAACSAYANLARGRIDLVADGGGMAPVDYCALVPVIEGAGGVISDWQGRPLGLGSGSSVLAAGDPQLHRQALEHLHQACPPQGHKEDTP, from the coding sequence ATGACCGCCAGCCACCACCGCGCCACCGCCGAACACCTCGCCGACCTCGCCCGCGCCCGCCTGCAGGCCCACTGGCAGACCGCCCTGGAGGACGGCCAGCCCTTCGAGGACAAGGACGACGCCAGCCCCGTCACCGCCATCGACCGCGCCATCGAGCATGAACTGCGCGAGGCCATCGCCCGCCACACGCCCAGCTTCGGCGTGGTAGGCGAGGAGTACCCCGACCACCAGCGCGACGCCGAATACAGCTGGGTGCTCGACCCCATCGACGGCACCAAGGCCTTCATCGCCGGGGTGCCGGTGTACGGCACGCTGATCGCCCTGTGCCGCGACGGGCGCCCGGTGCTGGGGGTGATCGACCTGCCCATCGCCGGCCTGCGCTGGGTCGGTGTGGAAGGCCAGCCCACCCGGCTCAACGGCGAGCCGGTGCGCACCCGCCCCGGCACCGAGCTGGCCCGCGCGCTGCTGGCCAGCAGCAACCCGGAAAGCCTGCCGGACACACACCTGGCGGCCTTCGCCCGGCTGCGCGACGCGACCCGCTGGCGTCTCTACGGCGCCGCCTGCAGCGCCTACGCCAACCTCGCCCGGGGGCGCATCGACCTGGTGGCCGACGGCGGCGGCATGGCGCCGGTGGACTACTGCGCCCTGGTGCCGGTCATCGAAGGCGCCGGCGGAGTGATCAGCGACTGGCAGGGCCGCCCGCTCGGCCTTGGCTCCGGCAGCAGCGTGCTGGCCGCCGGCGATCCCCAGCTGCACCGCCAGGCCCTGGAGCACCTGCACCAGGCCTGCCCCCCCCAAGGTCACAAGGAGGACACGCCATGA
- a CDS encoding zinc-dependent peptidase: MWSLRNWRRRRTLARNPVDDALWAEVRQALPILDGITPEEDRRLRERSVLFLHDKHLTLLGGVQLEPRDRLVLAAQAQLPLLHLAELGWYQGFHELVIYPDDFLSPQRHRDNAGVVHEWDAEHSGEAWHRGPVVLAWPGVQASGGWEGYNLVIHELAHKLDMLNGDANGLPPLHRDMRQSDWAEAMQAAYDQMNAALDEDEDAALPIDPYAAEDPAEFFAVTSEYFFSAPDLLQAAYPAVYTQLAAFYRQDPGARLARLIAEHPEYRDTTNG, translated from the coding sequence ATGTGGTCCCTGCGCAACTGGCGCCGGCGCCGCACCCTGGCGCGCAACCCGGTCGACGACGCGCTCTGGGCCGAAGTCCGCCAGGCGCTGCCGATCCTCGACGGCATCACCCCCGAAGAAGACCGGCGCCTGCGCGAGCGCAGCGTGCTGTTCCTCCACGACAAGCACCTGACCCTGCTGGGCGGCGTGCAACTCGAGCCCCGCGACCGCCTCGTCCTCGCCGCCCAGGCCCAGCTGCCGCTGCTGCACCTGGCGGAGCTGGGCTGGTACCAGGGCTTCCACGAGCTGGTGATCTACCCCGACGACTTCCTCAGCCCCCAGCGCCACCGCGACAACGCCGGCGTCGTCCATGAGTGGGACGCCGAGCACAGCGGCGAGGCCTGGCATCGCGGCCCGGTGGTACTGGCCTGGCCCGGCGTGCAGGCCAGCGGCGGCTGGGAGGGCTACAACCTGGTGATCCACGAGCTGGCCCACAAGCTGGACATGCTCAACGGCGACGCCAACGGCCTGCCGCCCCTGCACCGCGACATGCGCCAGTCGGACTGGGCCGAGGCCATGCAGGCCGCCTACGACCAGATGAACGCGGCCCTCGACGAAGACGAGGATGCCGCACTGCCCATCGACCCCTACGCGGCGGAAGACCCGGCCGAGTTCTTCGCCGTCACCAGCGAGTACTTCTTCAGCGCCCCCGACCTGCTGCAGGCCGCCTATCCCGCCGTCTACACGCAGCTCGCGGCCTTCTACCGGCAGGACCCGGGCGCGCGCCTGGCCCGCCTGATCGCCGAACATCCGGAGTATCGGGACACGACCAACGGATGA
- a CDS encoding extracellular solute-binding protein — translation MNATWKHRLPALLAALALNLLQPALAREQAVLYTTNNDSAVQALLDSGQRLDPGLKIGVVNGSSAALLKRIEAEGQAARADVFWSSQPNTLGAFTALYAPYRSPQARAIPEAQQHPQQLWSTANIQVVVMMVNRKQLGELKEPTQWRDLLDPAWKGRIIVGDPTATSTAYTALWGLRQLLGEDDFRRLAANLVVSRNSSAVLNQVAQGEYAVGLTFEGNAYAYVAGGQREIRLVYPADGTFVTEEALVLVKNGPNPEAGKRLYDLLLSRDTQVALLEQAYRRPSRSDIEVSAHVELPELKDIAVFPTDEQAAIAGRDAFLSAWKGLDKAL, via the coding sequence ATGAACGCCACCTGGAAGCACCGGCTGCCCGCCCTGCTGGCCGCCCTCGCCCTCAACCTGCTGCAGCCCGCCCTCGCCCGTGAGCAGGCGGTGCTCTACACCACCAACAACGACTCGGCGGTACAGGCCCTGCTGGACAGCGGCCAGCGCCTCGACCCGGGCCTGAAGATCGGCGTGGTCAACGGCTCCAGCGCCGCGCTGCTCAAGCGCATCGAGGCCGAGGGCCAGGCCGCTCGGGCCGATGTGTTCTGGAGTTCCCAGCCCAACACCCTGGGCGCCTTCACCGCGCTCTACGCGCCCTACCGCTCGCCCCAGGCCCGGGCCATCCCCGAGGCGCAGCAGCACCCGCAGCAGCTGTGGAGCACCGCCAACATTCAGGTGGTGGTGATGATGGTGAACCGCAAGCAGCTCGGCGAGCTCAAGGAGCCCACCCAATGGCGCGACCTGCTGGACCCGGCCTGGAAGGGGCGGATCATCGTCGGCGACCCCACCGCCACCTCCACCGCCTACACCGCGCTCTGGGGCCTGCGCCAACTGCTGGGCGAGGACGACTTCCGCCGCCTGGCCGCCAACCTGGTGGTCTCGCGCAACTCCAGCGCCGTGCTCAACCAGGTGGCCCAGGGCGAATACGCCGTCGGCCTGACCTTCGAGGGCAACGCCTACGCCTATGTCGCCGGCGGCCAGCGGGAGATCCGCCTGGTCTACCCGGCCGACGGTACCTTCGTCACCGAAGAGGCCCTGGTGCTGGTGAAGAACGGCCCCAACCCCGAGGCCGGCAAGCGCCTCTACGACCTGCTGCTGAGCCGCGACACCCAGGTCGCCCTGCTGGAGCAGGCCTACCGCCGGCCGAGCCGCAGCGACATCGAGGTCAGCGCCCATGTCGAGCTGCCGGAGCTGAAGGACATCGCCGTCTTCCCCACCGACGAGCAGGCCGCCATCGCCGGCCGCGACGCCTTCCTCAGCGCCTGGAAAGGCCTCGACAAAGCCCTCTGA
- the ispA gene encoding (2E,6E)-farnesyl diphosphate synthase produces the protein MIAAYQSRCQARVDAALETLFDAPRPELQRLYEAMRYSVTNGGKRVRPLLVYAACEALAGEIDRADGAACAVELIHAYSLVHDDLPAMDDDDLRRGKPTTHKAFDEACAILAGDGLQTLAFEVLADRRHNPQSADTRLAMVGTLARAAGPAGMVGGQAIDLGSVGLKLDQQALEVMHRHKTGALIEASVRLGALASGNADDASLKSLQTYAQAIGLAFQVQDDILDVESDTATLGKTQGKDQASDKPTYPALLGLDDAKAYALELRDIALHALRSFGEAAEPLRDLARYIVERRS, from the coding sequence ATGATCGCGGCCTACCAGTCCCGCTGCCAGGCGCGCGTCGACGCCGCCCTGGAAACCTTGTTCGACGCGCCCCGCCCCGAACTGCAACGCCTTTATGAAGCCATGCGCTACAGCGTCACCAACGGTGGCAAGCGCGTGCGTCCGCTGCTGGTCTACGCGGCCTGCGAGGCGCTGGCCGGCGAGATCGACCGGGCCGACGGCGCCGCCTGCGCGGTGGAGCTGATCCACGCCTACTCCCTGGTCCACGATGACCTGCCGGCCATGGACGACGACGACCTGCGCCGGGGCAAGCCCACCACCCACAAGGCCTTCGACGAAGCCTGCGCCATCCTCGCCGGCGACGGCCTGCAGACCCTGGCCTTCGAAGTGCTGGCGGACCGACGCCACAACCCGCAGAGCGCCGATACGCGCCTGGCCATGGTCGGCACCCTGGCCCGCGCCGCCGGCCCCGCCGGCATGGTCGGCGGCCAGGCCATCGACCTCGGCTCGGTGGGCCTGAAGCTCGACCAGCAGGCTCTGGAAGTGATGCACCGGCACAAGACCGGCGCCCTGATCGAAGCCAGCGTGCGCCTCGGCGCCCTGGCCAGCGGCAATGCCGACGACGCCTCGCTCAAGTCCCTGCAGACCTACGCCCAGGCCATCGGCCTGGCCTTCCAGGTGCAGGACGACATCCTCGACGTCGAGAGCGACACCGCCACCCTCGGCAAGACCCAGGGCAAAGACCAGGCCAGCGACAAGCCCACCTACCCGGCCCTGCTCGGCCTCGACGACGCCAAGGCCTACGCCCTGGAACTGCGCGACATCGCCCTGCACGCCCTGCGCTCCTTCGGCGAGGCCGCCGAACCCCTGCGCGACCTGGCCCGCTACATCGTCGAACGGCGTAGCTGA